tttagTTTTTCAGTTGATGTCTGCAGCACCTGTTCAGACCAGCAGGGGGCCCTCCCTGCAGGGTCACAACCAGTGCTGCAGAGCCTGGACCGGTGTGGTCTGGACTGATGTTCTCAGGTGTTACCTGTCCGGGTGCTGATCAGTTCGTGACCTCTGTGTCTCCATAGCAACTGGAGGAGAAGAgcgaggacgaggaggacaaAGAGTGTCTGAAACAGGCGATCACCGCTCTGCTCAACCTGCAGAGCAGCATGGAGAGGATCTGCTCCCGGAGCCTCGCCAAGAGGAGGCTCAGGTATAGCGTCCCAACACACCTGTGTACACTcgctcacaaaaaaatcagtcaagACTAAACTCTGAGAATCTGCTGAGAGATGTCCATCATTAGTTTCTACA
The sequence above is drawn from the Plectropomus leopardus isolate mb unplaced genomic scaffold, YSFRI_Pleo_2.0 unplaced_scaffold9502, whole genome shotgun sequence genome and encodes:
- the LOC121940837 gene encoding son of sevenless homolog 1-like, with amino-acid sequence MGNTVVVMMMKMMIQSSFCLQSICEGFKEAVQYVLPRLLLTPVYHCLHLFEILKQLEEKSEDEEDKECLKQAITALLNLQSSMERICSRSLAKRRLRYSVPTHLCTLAHKKISQD